The window TGCGCTGAGGTGCCTGCCTCAGCAGCGAATTGCTGCATAAATTGCGGATCAGAGAATGATTCCATCGCGGCACGCGCCCGCGCAGCAGCATTACGCCCCAAATGAACAAGTATGAACGGCAGAGCCGGATTCCTGCCGACCAAGAGACATTGCCTGAAGACATTGCCGAAGAGCTGTCTCACCTCCCGAGCGAGGTGATCGAACTCAGTGACGCGCCGCCGCTGGCGCCGCCGGCACCGCTCAATCCGGATGAAGTCCGCACCATCGTGATCAGCCTGATGCTGACGATGTTCCTGGCCGCGCTCGACCAGACCATCGTCGCGACGGCGCTGCCGACGATCGGGCGCCAGTTTCACGACGTCACCAACCTGTCCTGGGTGATCACAGCCTATCTGCTCGCCTCCACTGCGGTGGCGCCGGTGTTCGGCACGCTGAGCGACATCTATGGCCGCCGCGTCATGATCATCACCTCGCTCAGCCTGTTCGTGGTCGGCTCGGTGCTGTGCGCGATCGCGCCCAGCATGACCATGCTGATCGTTGCCCGCGGCCTGCAGGGGCTCGGCGGCGGCGGCATCATGCCCGTGGTCCAGACCGTGATCTCCGACGTGGTCACCCCGCGCGAGCGCGGCCGCTATCAGGCCTATTTCTCCAGCGTCTGGATGGCCGGCGGCATTCTCGGCCCGGTGGTCGGCGGCGTATTCGCCGAGCATCTGCACTGGTCGATGATCTTCTGGATCAACCTGCCGCTCGCGGCGGCGGCGCTGGCGCTGCTGCTGCCGAAGATGAGCAAGATCCCGGTGTTCCACCGCAAGCGCAAGGTCGACTGGCTCGGCGGCGTGCTGCTGATGGCCTCGGCCGTGGTGCTGATGCTGGTGCTGACCTGGGGCGGTACGCGTCTGTCCTGGCTGTCGCCGACCATTACCGCGATGATCGGCGCCTCGATCGCGCTCGCCGGCGCCTTCGTCTGGCACGCCCGCCGCGCCGACGAGCCGTTCCTGCCGCTGTCGCTGCTCGGCGGCTCGGTGGTGCCGTTCGCGATGGGCGCGGGCGGCTGTGCGCTCGGCGCCATGGTCGGGCTCACCGTGCACCTGCCGCTCTATTACGAGGTGGTCTATCACCTCACCGCCAGCGAGGCCGGCCTTGCGCTGATCCCGCTCGCGGCGATCTCGACCTTCGGTGCGGCGATCGCCGGCCGGACCATGGCGAAGGCCAAGCACTACAAACGTGTCGCGATCGTCGGCACCTCGGTGGCTGCGATCTGCGCCGTCGGGATGGCCGTGACGACGCTGCCGCTGTGGGGATTGCTGCTGTTGATGAGCGTGTTCGCGCTCGGGCTCGGCACCACATTCCCGATCAGCGTGGTGTCGCTGCAGAACGCGGTGGCGCGTCCGCAGGTCGGCACCGTGACCGGCGCGATGAACTTCTTCCGCGCCATGATGGCCTCGTTCACGGTCGCTGCCTTCACCACGATCCTGCTGATGACGCTGGGGACCGACATCTCGCTCGCCGGCGAACACCATGCCGCCTCCGCCAGCACCGTCGGCGCGATCCCGATGGCCGACATGATCACCGCGTTCCGCTACGTGTTCGGCGCCGCCGCCGTGCTGCTGACCACGGCTTCGATCTGCATGATCACGATGGAAGAGCGCCCGCTCGCCGGTCCGGCCGCCCGACCGCCGGCGGAGATGGCTGAGTAGGGGCGGGCACCGCGCCAGAAAACGTTGCCCGCGCGGACGCCGGATTTTCGTGACGTCGCCGAGTTTACCGGTGTCGTCCC of the Bradyrhizobium quebecense genome contains:
- a CDS encoding MDR family MFS transporter, producing the protein MNKYERQSRIPADQETLPEDIAEELSHLPSEVIELSDAPPLAPPAPLNPDEVRTIVISLMLTMFLAALDQTIVATALPTIGRQFHDVTNLSWVITAYLLASTAVAPVFGTLSDIYGRRVMIITSLSLFVVGSVLCAIAPSMTMLIVARGLQGLGGGGIMPVVQTVISDVVTPRERGRYQAYFSSVWMAGGILGPVVGGVFAEHLHWSMIFWINLPLAAAALALLLPKMSKIPVFHRKRKVDWLGGVLLMASAVVLMLVLTWGGTRLSWLSPTITAMIGASIALAGAFVWHARRADEPFLPLSLLGGSVVPFAMGAGGCALGAMVGLTVHLPLYYEVVYHLTASEAGLALIPLAAISTFGAAIAGRTMAKAKHYKRVAIVGTSVAAICAVGMAVTTLPLWGLLLLMSVFALGLGTTFPISVVSLQNAVARPQVGTVTGAMNFFRAMMASFTVAAFTTILLMTLGTDISLAGEHHAASASTVGAIPMADMITAFRYVFGAAAVLLTTASICMITMEERPLAGPAARPPAEMAE